AGACACTACCAAGTTTTCAGactgtgatggaaaaaaagttgAGAAGACATTCCAGCTTAAGCTTGTATTGTGTTTATAGAATCAGGGATGGAGTCGATGCGTCCCAACAATACACCTGTGGGCAGTCGAGGCAGCCCGGCCCCGGGGACAGAAGGAGGCTCATCAGCTGATCTTAGCAGCTCCCTCTCGCAAAGTACTGAGGACATGTCTCAGGACATGGTGGGTTACTGTGATCCTAGAACAGATTTCATAGTCTGATTGAATTTGTCATCACTGTACTTTAGCACAGTACTCAGTACCTAGAGCAAGtatttgatcatttaatttttttgctgttttgcagTCTTCAGTGTTGTTACTGATCCTGAGTGGAACAGCTTGTACCATGGAGGCACAAGGTGAAGACCAAGTCATGGCGTTCCAAGCACAGAATCTGGCCAATGTGGAGTTGGGCAACGTCAAGCAGTCAGACCTTCTAGCTGGACAATTACAAGGTAGCCAGAGTTAGTGCTGCCATGTAAAAATCACTTCAGGCGTCTGCTAATCAGGGATTTGTTTACAAATCAGATGGTTTACTATTTGGCAGATTGCATCTCTCATGCAGGAAAAAGGCTTTTTTCAATTTggtttgtactttttaaaaacttaaaaagatgCTTAGTTTTCTTTGAACTAGGGTTGTGTGGAATAGCTTATGGGTTGTCAGTGTCCTGCCTGCAGTAATCCAAATGTAGTCTCTATATAATACACACATGGTCTCAGCAAAGAGAGAACctagtttgtttatttgtaagcATTTAGCTGGGATGTAAGCGTTTGGCTGTTTTCTGCAGGTGAACCGATTCAGAGGCAGGACGGGCAGACGAACAGGGACACACCTGCACTGTGCATGCGGGCAGAAATGGGCCCATCTGCAGCTCAGCGCTCTGCTCTGGCCGAGTCGCTGGGCTTTCTGGACGTGAGGGTGCAAAACTGCCAGGCAGACCTGTTAGCCTCAACGGTGGCTAACATTGGTCCTTTCCTTGAAGATGAATTTAGTGTTGATGGACAGCCAATGAGGCTACAAGTGTGTAATGTCACCATTACTATGAAGGTAGGTTGACAATATCCCAATGACAGTATCACGTACCAATCCATTTTGAGCTTCACTCTTCAAATTTGATCATCATAAGTGCAGAATACATTTCATATACTATCACAATTTTTTGTTTCAGTAGTTGGCACATAGTTAGCATGTATGCTGTGGTGAGTCTTGTTTTTCCTTGTGTTTGATAAGTGTTCTTTTCCTGTTTCAGAACGATGGCCCCAGGATCTACCCTACATCCCCCCAACCCGTCCCGGCTTAATTTGTTATCGATCAGCTAGTCCTTGAGCGAGGTGATGATGGCTTTATGAGAATAAAaggtaaactttgttttttgacTTAAATTTTGTGctatatttaaacatgtaatgaCGGCATTGTGACTACACCTAAATAGATAGAGAATCATGAACCTTAAAACCAGAGTTAACCTTCCTGCATCAGCTGTCAAAGCACTCAtctgtttccttcctgattgCAGCTGAAGGTGCAGACTCTAAATCCTCAGCAGATGTTCCTGTGGTTGGCCGTAATAACCCTAACAGCTACAACCATGTCCAACAGCAGTGTGACGTAAGTGAGACCAAGAAATTTTGGATTCTGTTTGAGTTTAAGCTCATTAAGTTTGTAGCCAAGATTTTAGAAATAACTGacatttttaccctttttttaatagtttttccCAATTTCctcagaataaaataaagttccCAAATAGTCTaaaagttttttcatttttaaaggttgtcttgtcttgtttctagatttactttattaaaatctactaaaggtttttatatttttaatatggaATTCAACATTGAAATAGAAGCACATTTTCTGCTTCTATTGTGCTTCTCAGTATTATTTTGCTGATTATTTCGACACCCTTTCTAACTCCAAATGTGAGAACTGCGTATAGCATCTGGTtgctaaaatattttcaaatattttccaaaatattCAGCACATGACTTTAGTCACTGCTTTAGGGTCTAACAAACTCCAGTTACTCTTTGTTCAATGTTGTAAAATGAGTGAAGATGCTCATAAAAACTgaacagtgtgtgtttatgatgCTTTGAAAAGGTTAAAGTTTGCATTCTCTGTATTTTGGTCAAATTAAGACATTCAAATTCTGCTAGTGTTTTAGATGAGCACTGCCTCTGTTAAATACAGCCTTATCACTGGTGGCCTGTCACTTTTCCACATAAACAAAGCAGAGATGTGTCTAAGCACACAGGATTGTGTAATAGTGTTGTAATTACACCCATCTGTCGTAGAATCTGATGTACTGTAAACCCACTGGGTGGAAATTGCCAAGTCAAAGCATCAGCTGTCACTAATCAATCCAATAATCCTGCATTTGCAGAGACAAACCTTGGAGTCCCGGCTTTGTGATGCACAGGCTGCCCTCAACCAGGCCCTCGAGGAGAGAGAGCGCCTCCTTGTGGAAGTCAGGAAGTACAACCCCACGTTTACTCTCTGAGCGTCTTTGTGGTTGACTTCTGAATCTGGATGTGTCAGGCTGAACGTGAGGAATCAGCTAAGCTTATTCAAAGCATTTGTGGAATATTAACCTGAAATTGGAAGATGAATCTGAACCATGACTTTGGATCTCTTCCAATTTTGTTCACACTATttatgagatttaaaaagatcCTCTGTATTTGGTACTAAAAGGGGAACTGTAATTTAACTCTATTATAGGTAAATTAATGGtactattttttaaatctggcaGTCTAGATATTCCTCACTTCTGTGCAAAATGCTCATTTTCTCCAGTTTATTTCTCATCCAGATTAGTGTTTAGTGGAAAGTCATCAGTGTAAAACATAGCATGCACCTCTCCACCTGGGTTACTTGTGCTATGGAAATACTTGGTGAAGCACAAAACCCCTTTTCACATGCACAGACACTGCCAGAAAGCTGCTAGTCCACCGGTCACTTCTACTACAAGTCTTATTTTCAAGCATGCTTAATGATCAGTGCTTATTTACTAGAGGCACATCCACAAATCTACAGTCAGAGTTAGAATTAAACTTGTATGTTGCTTTAGTTTagtgtaaaataagaaaatcatgttaattttttaagtaTTGTCAGTTGTGACAAATGTGAAAGGTTTAGAAAATTGCACTTTTTTTGATAGCAGActttttcctgcttttattGAAAATGAAGCATCTCAGTTTCCAactcaaaacagtttttatcaGCAGGGTGGAATGGAAACACACTCTTATCAGGCTCTCCCCCATTCTCAAAAAGTCTTTTCAATCATTCCCAGTGTTATATTGTTCTGAGctgtgaaatatttctttttcttttttttttattgtgaaacaGTGTGCTCTGTGGGTGAAAATCCACTAAAGAAAAGAAGTCTTTCCTTTCCACGacaaaaaaggtagaaaaggcaactttagatttttttcggtttttggacagcaggttgaggatgtaactgagGCGTTGGATGGCCTGGGTCGCAGCGGTAagggaaggacatcactttcaacaccatctcccttcatgcgTGTTTGCTCTTGGCATTTTTATAATggcaagtaggagagtttttgttgttgctgttgtttttattgtgtaagtaatgttaatgaatatactttatttggttttttAAAGTCGCTATAGCCACACTGGCTAACTTCAATCGTAAACTAcaggcaaagagggagggaaatagaaatgggttcatctgtttgtgtttgattagtgtttattttatttaatcatcttagaacgtcacagagtgaatgattttaaagatgcaggtaaataccaagagtgctctgtgagatctgatgggatggttaactggttggattaagtggttaagattgtgaaatgtaatggaagcacccaatgttaactagttttttaataacagcaaacataactgcaggtcaaccagcttaagaaatgatggaggctggcTCAGATTGGGCACCAcccctgcttctaggacacacatcagttacacccacaGACGCTGCACGCTCTGCAAGACGAAGACGAGATCAGCGGAGGAAAGAGacactgcaagcagcagagatggagtccaccaggatgcagacactggagagctacacacgtggacaaacttgttggtacccttcggttaatgaaagaaaactcacaatggtcacagaaataacttgaatctgacaaagtaataaataaaaattcaataaaatttaaccaatggaagtcagacattgctttttacccaaaatacctgctgagaggtgcagaagtctcattgacagttacaggaatcgtttgattgcagtgattgcctcaaaaggtagTGCAACAAAATGATTAAGGATACCATcctttttgtccaggcctgtttcatgagtttatttttttaaataattctgctgAAGCATGGTTAAAAAGCNNNNNNNNNNNNNNNNNNNNNNNNNNNNNNNNNNNNNNNNNNNNNNNNNNNNNNNNNNNNNNNNNNNNNNNNNNNNNNNNNNNNNNNNNNNNNNNNNNNNaatgtctgactttcactggttaaatttcatagaatttttatttattattactttagtcAGATTCAAGCTATTTCAGTAACCATTGTTTTTCTTTcgttaaccgaagggtaccaacaattttgtccacgtgtgtacagaccatgaagagaacacctgatgctggagaggaaagctGTCAGCTGCAGACCAAAGAGGAGAAACATAAGGCTGGAGAAgacggtgatcagctgatcacagaggatAAGACACATGACGACGTTTATGTAtgtgtacagtcagacagttagttttttatatttgtgcagcaaaaatgtgcagttttatttttgtacatggCTTAAACATGAACGATCAAGTGTGTCAATGGcatttttgaagtattttgactttttgttgcctcttaagcacataaataaccagtgtcagttttgataatgaaaattacattacattaaattttaattacattaaaaaaatcttgtggagataaacactgaatagaaaacatgattgttaaccagatgagaagctTGACCGTTTTACTTTTCATATAGGTGTTTTTTATTGGGGTCGCCAAGTTAGGTGTCTGACACAGACTAATTAGGAAACCTTTATTTTTGGGTTTGGACACCTACGCAAAAATGGGCGGGGCATATGTATGGGGCATACATGACGTCAATAGGCGGGGCCTGGTGAGGACGATGTCTTTTTGTCACGTTGCCTTTATTACGTCACATATTGGCTATATATAGTCCACCAGCCCACAATTATCATATCTTGTAACGCGAttcaagaaatattaaaaattcaaaatgtCTCAATTTACTCAAGAAAACGAAACGATTTCCATCAAAAAGGAGGATCTTATTCCAATTGTGAATAAGTATTTTACAAAAGTTTCAGCAGCCCAGTGGGCTTTGCTGTCTACAGGAAAAATGGACTCAGAGGTGGAATTTATTCTTGCAGGTCTGTTAGCAGAAGTGATACAAACCGTAACCACTTTAATCTTAAAAATCGTGCTTCCAAAGATTAGAGAGCGTGTTCCGTCAAGTGAAGAGGATCAAACTTTACCTGTGATTAACACAGAGGTGGGAGATTCTATTGTGGAGAGTTTCTCAACGTATTTGAATGCATCTCTCGAAAAAGATGCGGATTTGgatttacatgcacaaaaactACAAGAAATGGCAGGAATTGAAATACAAAGAAAGGTTTATAGGATACTTTCAGAAGTAACAAGCACAAAGGAACTTCCTTCAAAACCTGCTATATATGTTTGCTCCTTGATGGGAGATATCAGGCATCTTTGCAGCATGGTTAATCATGCTGGTCTATGTTTACAAACATGCCTTGCAAAACGTCTTAAGAAATTCTCAAGAACAGGCGCAGGATCAAAACCATTTGTCACACGGTCAACTGATAGCAACAAATCGTTAATCTCTGTTCAGTCAGCAACAGAGGCTATAAGCGACATTTTAAGCAAGAGGTCCAAATCAGAATCACCAAATTTTAGTGAGGAATATGAACGAGCTTCTTCACCCGTCCAACCAACTGTTTCAGCACAGAGTACAGCGGCTGACATTGTCAGCATTATTGTAGAAAACATCGAAAGCCCTGAGTTTACGGCACCTGAGGATTCTCCAGGGTTCTGCAGAGTTTCACATGCAGCACATTTTAATTTAGCGTTAATCgctgatgaaataaaaacttattaTACGAGATCGTGCTGTAAAATATCGGAAAACATCCCGGAAATTACATCAAACAAGAAATGCTGCGTAGATAATATACAAAACCACTTTGACAAGATGAAGACGAATCTGAAAACGTCATTTAGGACTCAAGACGAAAAATTTGTTGTGGATATCAATCAGAACTTGAGCTCCCGACAACATGAAGACACCTATATCATACCAGGGGTTGTATCAGAATATCCGAAGCCTGAATTAACGCACTTACCTGCGACAAGTCAGAAAAGACTGATCACTGTTATGAAAAAGGAAACGTCCCAGGTAAGTTTTGACACTTTCAAAACTGACCTGaacaattttatatttaagattTATCAGTCAGCACAAATAGGCGACCGCTCAGAAGATATGGAGAACATCAAACGTTGGGAAGAATTGCAGAGGTTTGCCAGACAATTAACTGATAAGATGTATGATCATCTTATGACTGGGCATTTTTATCAGATACCTATTGTACCTGAAGGTAAATGTCTTTCAGATTCAGTGATTTCAAAAGTAAGAAAGATACAAGAGGGAACTAAGAGGACCTTTGCTCCTGAAGTCCTTTATTCCATGACAGAGGATGCAGTTGTAAAATTTCTGCAGCAAGCTTTTGTGGGAATGGAAAAAccaac
This region of Melanotaenia boesemani isolate fMelBoe1 chromosome 13, fMelBoe1.pri, whole genome shotgun sequence genomic DNA includes:
- the LOC121651154 gene encoding UHRF1-binding protein 1-like; this translates as MLSRGSGVSKLFSTQTKEQGQRSEDSSPSLRQQPMKQSHSQQSFDSAILDGSLPDESLSVDSDFSDNFVVLMDSESGMESMRPNNTPVGSRGSPAPGTEGGSSADLSSSLSQSTEDMSQDMSSVLLLILSGTACTMEAQGEDQVMAFQAQNLANVELGNVKQSDLLAGQLQGEPIQRQDGQTNRDTPALCMRAEMGPSAAQRSALAESLGFLDVRVQNCQADLLASTVANIGPFLEDEFSVDGQPMRLQVCNVTITMKNDGPRIYPTSPQPVPA